DNA sequence from the Amycolatopsis sp. Hca4 genome:
CTGGGGCACCGGCGGTTCGGGATCTTCGCCGCGTGCAGCCACCTCCGGCCTGGTGGCGGCCGGTTGACCGCGTCGGAAGCGGCGGCCGCGCCCTTCCACGACGTCCGCGAACGGCTGGGCGGCTACCTGGACGAGCTGGGGTCGTGCGACGTCGTCGTCGAGGAAGCCGCCGGGCTCAGCGCGGAGAGCGCGATGGCCGGGGCGTTCGCGCTGCTCGGGGCGTCGCCGCGGCCGACGGCGGTGCTGTGCATGTCCGACCAGCTGGCCCTGGCTGTCCTCGCGGCGGCGCGTGAGCTGGGGATCAGCGTGCCGGGCGAGCTGTCGGTGGCCGGCTTCGACGACAGCCCGCCGTCGTCTTGGTCGGCACCGCCGCTGACGACGGTCCGGCAGGACCTGGCGGCGAAGGGGCGGATCGCCGGGGAACTGGCGCTGGGCCTGCTGGACGGCGGGGCGGTGCCGGCACCGGTCGAGGTGCCGGTTTCACTCGTCGTACGCGGCAGCACGGGCCCCGCGTAGCACCGTCCCCACCTTTCCGCAAGGCCGCTTTCGGATCTGTGGACAACCATTCCCGTTGCCGGGCAGTTGTCCACAGAATCGAAATTGCGGGCTGACAGATCCCCCGCCGCCCGCCAATCTGGAATCACAGTCCACCGCGGCCCGGCCGCGATTCCGGAGGGAAATCCACCATGTCTTCACGTCGTCTTCGTTCCCGCCTGCCGCACATCGTTGTTCTGGCCGTCGTCGGCGTGCTGACCAGCGTCGGAGCGGCGCAGGCGAGCACCGATCCGGGCTGCCGCAAGGGTGAGTTCTGCGTGTGGCCGTCCGACGGCTACGGCGGTCAGATCCAGCGGTTCGACCTGCGCACGGCCAATACCGAAGAATGCCTGCCACTGCCCGAAGGATTCGACGGGTCGTCGTTCGCGAATCTGATGACCCGCGACGTCACGGTGTACCAGGACGAGGAATGTTCGACCGAGGGCGACTTCGTCACCTATCCGGGTGGCGGCACGTACGTCCCGAACGCCCCGTTCCTGGTCCGCGGCATCCAGATCTGGGAGTAGCCGGATGACCCGGGCCCGCGTCGCCGCCCGCTCCAGGAGTGAGCCGGCTCGCGGCGGCGGCCGGACCCGACCGGGGCCGCTCGCCCCGAAGCGGCCCCACCCGTGGGCGCGCCTCCCAGCGGCAGGGGCGCGCCCACGGGCCCCGGCTCCCGATGCAGCGGGAGCCGGATTTCGACGGCGAGACACTGCCTCAGCCACGTTCCCGACGCGGCGGAGGTCCGGGCGTGCGGTCACCCGCCACGGCCGGAGCGACGGCGGACAGAGCAAGAGCCTTCTGATCTCTGGATAGCAGGTTCGGATCCGCCAGGGAACCCCGGAGCCGTTATCCGACCCGGAACAAGAGGAGCACGGAGTGTAATCATGCGGTGGCCGTGACGGCGTCAGCGCCGAAGTTCCCGATTACGTCGAACGAGACCTGAAACGATTGGCCGGTGTCGAACGATCGAGAGGTTGGCGACGACTAAGCTGCCGGTGCCGGGCGACCGGCACGATCGGCAGCAGGCCGTCGGCGCGGGCCCTCGTAGCTCAGCTGGATAGAGCAAGAGCCTTCTAATCTCTAGGTCGCAGGTTCGAGTCCTGCCGGGGGCGCCACCAGGGAAGACGCCGTGCGCAGCCGCACACGGCGCTCCCCTGGCCGACGTCACGGCTCCCGCCGTCTCTCATCCCACTGTGGACGGTGACCGGGCACAGTCGTCGCCGGTGCCGCAGTGAGGAATCCGCGTCACGCAAGCGGCCGACTGGCCCAATCCGCTTCCTCGCTTTTCCTTCCGAGACCATCTTGTGATCCAGGCGACCGAATCCGCCCGATCACGCTGCCCGCAACCGGCCGGTCACGCGCAGCAATAGCTCGCGACGCGTTGCCCCGTCCGGCTCATTCCCCTGGAGAATCCCGTGCCCAAGCCCGAACCCGAATCCCGAGACCACCGTCGACGCACGAACAACGCCGCACGGCCGATCTTCGCCGAAGCCCGGCGGATCGGCCTCGTCCAGCGGCACCTGAGGAAGCTCCACCACCTGGCGACGCGCACCGGACCACCGCCGACGGCGGGCAGCGCACCGTCCACACGGGAGATGCCGCCCCGCACTCCGCAGACGCAGGACGGCTCGCGACCGTCCACACCGGAGGCCGCCTGACGAGACGGTGCCGCACGCCGGCGTAACCACGGCCCGCTTACCTCATCGGCGGCACCGGCACATCTTCCATCTTGCTCTCTTCCGCCTCCGAGCGGCGAACCCCTGCTCGGATCCCCTGAAGGTGGTATTCCGCGGCCGGAAACAGCATGATGGAAGAACACGGCCCGCCCGGGCCGACGAAGGCGGAGGACGTCCGGTGTCGGATTCGATGGGGAGAAAGCTGCTGAACGCCGTCGAGCGGTCGGCGGGCTACAGCCACAGCGGGTATCTGCTGAACGGCCTCACCGGACCGGGCCCGTTCGCCGCACCCGCGTTCCTCGCGCCCGTCTGGCACCCGGACCTGCGGCTTTCCCCTGCACTGAGCCGCCACGAACGCGAGACGTTCGAGCGCATCACCGCCTGGCTGCGCTAACACGTCGCAGCGCGTCGGCCGCCTTCTCACCACCTCAGGCGGCCCGACCTGCGCCGACCCGGGCCTGGGTCCGCTGCACCACCTCGGCCGGAGCCGATGCGCTCTCGACTCGGTCCCCACCCACCTGCGCCGACAATTCACGCCACCTCGCGCCGCCAGCCCCCGCACCACTTCCGCCGAGGTCAGCGGCACCACACCGCCTGCGGCGCCGACCACTCACACCACCCCGACCGCCACCTCGCGCCGCCAGCCCCCGCGCCATTTCCGCCGAGGTCAGCAGCACCACACCCCCTGCGGCGCCGACTACTCACGCCACCTCGACCGCTACCCCGCGCCGCTAGCCCCCCGCCACATCGGCCGAGGTCAGCAGCACCGCCCCCTACCGCGCCGACCACTCACACCACCCCGACCGCCACCCCGCGCCGCCAGCCCCCACGCCACACCGGCCGAAGTCAGCGCCACCGCCCCCTACCGCGCCGACCACTCACACCACCCCGACCGCCACCCCGCGCCGCCAACCCCCCACGCCACACCGGCCGAAGTCAGCGCCACCGCCCCCTACCGCGCCGACCACTCACACCACCCCGACCGCCACCCCGCGCCGCCAACCCCCGCGCCACATCGGCCGAGGCCAGCGGCAGCGCCCCTTGCCGCGCCGACTACCTACGCCGCGAGGCCCTCGCCTACCACGGTGGTCGAGCCGGTAGCGGCGTTCGACTGGCCGCATACCGCGGTCCCGTAACTCATCAGCCGAACCGGGGCCGTCAGGAGCGCTGGCTCGGCCCCACGGCCCGGCTGCACCGACTGCTCACGCCCGAGGTCCTTCCCGACCACAATGTCCGAGCCGGTCGCGGCGCTCGGCCGGCCGCACACCGCGGTCCCGAAGTCCATCAACGCCAGCCAGGGCAGTCACGAGCGCCGGCTCGGCCCCCGCGGCCCAGCCGTGCCGAAAGCCCTCGGCCGCCTTCCTCGCCACCACGTGCCGCCGGCCCCTGCGCCACCTCGGCCCTAATCGACTGCGCCACCTCGGCGCAGGTCGACCACGTGCCGCCGGCTGGTCAAGCCGCCTCGGCGGCTCCCTCCGTCACCAACTCCGCCAGCTCCTCCGCCACCTCCGTCGGAGTCGGCTCGGCCGCCAGCTCGGCCGCCAGTGTCCGGGCCGCGCGGCGGTAGGCCGGCCTCTCCAAGATTTCCGCGCACCGCCGGGCGATGGCTTCCGGGGCTATCTCGTCCGGCAGGAGCCGTACGCCTGCGCCCGCGCGGGCTATCGACTCGCCGTTGTCGAACTGGTCGTCGAACACCGGGAGGACCAGCTGGGGCAAGGCCGCCTCGATCGCCGTCAGGGCCGTTCCCTGGCCGCCGTGGTGGATGACCGCGTCGCATGCCGCGAAGACCGGGGACAGGGGCATCCGGCCCACGTGGTGGACCGAGCTCGGCAGCGGGGGCCAGCCTGCCGCGATGCGGTCGTCCACCGCCACCACCAGCTCCACGTCGAGGTCCGCCAGTGCGGCCACGATGTCGGCCACGCTCTCCGTCACCTGGCTGCGGCCCGTGCGCGGGACCACCGTGCCCAACGTCAGGCACACCCGGGGCCGCCGTCGCCGGCGCAGGACCCAGTCCGGGACGCGGGCCTCGCCGTTGTACGCCAGTGGCCGGATTCCCCGGTGGCCCGCCGCGTGCGGGAGGCGCAGGGACGGGGGCCACGGGTTCAGGACCGCCGACGGCCGCGGGATCACGTCCAGGCCGCGGGCCGCCAGCTGGCACGACAGCTCCGTCGCCGCTCCCCGGCGGTACTCCGGCAGGGCCGCCACTCCCCAGTGCAGCTCCACCCGGGGAATGCCGAGGCTCCACGCCGCGATCGGGCCCGCGAACTCCGCGCGCTCGCTGACCACCACGTCCGGGCGCCACGCGCGCAGCACCACCGACGTGCCCGGCAACGCTCGCGCGGCCATGCGGCCGAACACCCGGCCGTGGCCGTGCGCTGCTCCGCCAGGCCCTCGCTCGGGCGGTCGTCCGCGACCAGGTCGGCGAAGCGCTCCGCCGGGCCCGACGACGTGCCCGGCAGGCCCGACCCGAGCACCGTCGGGACGAAGTGCTCGGCGCTCAGCACCAGCACCTCGTGCCCCGCCGCGCGGCACGCCCACGCCAGCGGGACCAGCGGGAAGAAATGACCCGGCAGGGCCACGGTCGTGAACAGGATCCGCACAACAGCCCCCAGGCGCGGTTCAGTACGTGACGACGGCGCGGAACCGCACCTCGCCCTTGCCGACCTTGCGGACCGCCTCGGCGATGTCCTCGGCCGCGAACGTCTCCACCAGCGGCTTCACCTTGCCCTGCGCGACCAGGTCCAGCGCCTCGCGCAGGTACTCCGTGCCGTTGTGGGTCGCGCCGATGATCCGCTGGCCCAGCCCGAAGAACGGCAGCGTGGGCGGCAGCGTGAAGGGCTCGGTGACGTCGATGCCGGCCAGCACCAGGCGGCCGTCGACGTTCAGGCCGGTCATCGCGTCGGCGGCCGCGCGGTAGGACGTGCCCGTGACGAGCACCACGTCGGCGCCGCCCGCCGCACGCAGCTCCTCGCCGTTGGAGACCACCGTGCTCGCACCCAGCTCGCGGGCCAGGTCGTGCTTCTCCGGCGAGCTCGACACCGCGATCGTGTCGAAGCCGCACGCGCTCGCGTACTGCACCGCCAGGTGGCCGAGGCCGCCGATCCCGACCACCGCGACGCGCTCGCCCGGCTTCGGGTCGGCCGAGCGCAGCGCGCTCCAGCTGGTGTACCCCGCACACAGCACCGGGACCGCGAGTTCCGGGGACAGGTGGCCGGGGATCAGCACCGTCTGGTCGGCGGCGACCACCATGTACTCCGCCTGTCCACCTTGGACGGTGAAGCCGGTGGAAACCGGCGCTGCGCAGGCGAACGCCGCGCGCGCCGACAGCGGGAGGCCGAGCCGGCAGTAGTCGCAGCTGCCGCACGTGCCCCGGATCCAGGTGGTGCCGACGACGTCGCCGACCTGGCGGCTGGTGACCGCGTCGCCCACCGCCACCACCTCGCCGACCGGCTCGTGCCCGGGGATCGCCGGGTCGAACGCCGGGAACGGCAGCATCCCCTTGGTCACCAGGACGTCGTTCGAGCAGATCCCGGACGCGCGGACCCGGATCAGCACGTCGGCCGGGCCGGGCTCGGGGGTCGGGACCTCCCGCAGCTCCCAGTCTTCGTTGACCCCGGGAATCACCGCTGCCTTCATGACCATCATCCTCACTCCGACGCCGGGACGCTTACCGACAACGGTGCCAGAGCGGCGCCGCGGCGCCGTCTTCCCGGCTGCGGACTTCAGGCCGCGCGCGCGACGCGGGTGCGGCGGCCGGTGCACTCGCGCACGGCCGAAATCACCCGGTCGACATCCGTGTCGGACAACGACTGGTGCATCGGCAGCAGCAGCGTCTTGGCCGCGGCCGCTTCGGCCCCCGGGAGCACGGCGGCCGAGCCGTACGCCGGCACCTGGTGCAGCAAGGGGTAGCGGAACGTCGTGTAGACGCCGAGCTCGTACAGGTCGCGGGCGACCTCGTCGCGGATGCCGCCCTCGAACTGGAGCCAGTACATGTAGTACGACGACGTGTGACCCGCCGGGAGCGGCGGCGGGACGCGCAGACCGGCGACGTCCGACAGGCCGGCGTCGTAGGCCTCCGCGACTTCACGGCGCCGGGCGATGAAGTCGCCGAGGCGGCTCAGCTGGACGTTGCCGATCGCCGCGAGCACGTCGTTCGTGGTGGAGCGGCGGGAAAACGACGTCACGTCGAAGTCCCACCAGCGGGTCTGGGCGCGCATCGCCTGGTCGTACCCGCTGCGCTGCTCCATTCCCAGGTAGGCGATCTTGGGCGCGCGGGCGGCGAGCTCCGGGTCGCGCACGCACAGCATGCCGCCGTCCACCGTGACCACGATCTTGCCGTGGTCGAAGCTCCACACACCGATGTCGCCGAAGGTACCGCAGCTCTGACCGTCCACTGTGGAGGCGATGGCGACCGCGGCGTCCTCGATCAGGTGGATGCCGCGGTCCTCGCACAGCCGCGCGATCCCGGCGACCTCGCCGGGATAGCCGCCGTAGTGCAGGATCAGCACCGCCTTCGTGCGCTCGGTGAGGACGGCCTCGACATCCGTCACGCGCGGGTTCAGCGTGGCTTCGTCGACGTCGCAGAACACCGGGACCGCGCCGCGGGCGGCGATCGCGTTGCCCGCGCCCACGAAACTGGGCGACGGCAGCACGACCTCGTCGCCCGGCCCGACCTCCAGCAGCTCCATCGCGATGAACGTCGCCTCGGTGCAGGAGTTCGTCGACGTCACGTGCCCGGGGTCGACCCCGATGTGCCGCGCGAAAGCCGACTCGAACTGCTGCGTGCGGGCGCCGCGGCCGATCCAGTTGCTCTCGAACACCTCCCGGACCGCCGCGAGCTCCTGCTCGCCCAGTGCCGGCTGCATGACGTTGATCATGGGCTCCATCGGTACTCCTCGGCGTGGCTCGTTCACGGGACAGTCCGGCCGGACAGCTCGCGCTGTCCGGCCGGACCGGGATTTCCAGACCGTCAGGCCTGGGCCGCCTCCGCGGAGGTCTCGCCCTCCGCGGCACCTTCCGGCGCGGCCTCCGGCGGCAAGCCCGTGGGGGGCGCCGGCGGGACCGGGATGTGCCGGAGGGTGGCGAAGGCCAGCGCGGCCAGCGCCACGAACACGACCGCGCAGATGCCGGCCGTGGTGTTCAGGGCGCTGGTGAACGCGTTGCCGGCCGCGGAAAGCAGGTCCTGCGCGACGTTCGGCGGCTGGGAGCCCGCCGCCTGGACCGCGCTGGTGATGCTCTCGCGGGTGGCGTCCGCGGCCGGGCCCGTGACGCTGGCCGGCACGGTCAGGTGGCTGTGGTAGGCCGCCGTCGCGATGCTGCCCAGCGCGGCGATGCCGAGCGCGACGCCCAGCTCACCACCGGTCGACTGCAGCGAAGCCGCCGACCCCATCTTCTCCGGCGGGGCCGAGCCCATGACGACCTTGTTGACCAGGACGCCGATCGGGCTGCCACCGATGAAGATGATGCTCGAGCCGACGATCAGCACCGCCACGCCCGACGTCGTGTCGTACAGGCTCAGCACCACCATGCCGACCGCCGCGACGAGCATGCCGACCATCATGATGATGCCGGGCTTCACCTTGAGCGACAGCGGGTTGGTGACCTGGATGCCGATCACCATCAGCACGGCCGGGATCAGCAGCAGCAGTGCGGACTTCAGGGCCGAGAAGCCCTCCACCTCCTGCAGGTGCTGGGTCACCAGCAGACCCGTGCCGCCCTGGATCGCGGCGAACAGCAGGCCGAGGATCAGGCCACCGGAGACGGCCTTGATCGCGAACAGGCGGACGTCGAGCAGCGGGTTCGCGAGCTTGCGCTGCCGGGTCACGAAGACCACGCCGAAGATCAGGCCGGCCACGGCGACCAGGACCGGGGCGACCGACCAGCCGGAGCGGACGACCTCCTTGAGGCCCCAGATGAACGGCAGGATCGCCAGCAGGGACAGCAGCACGCTGAGCAGGTCGAGCTTGCCCGCCTGCGGGTTCTTGAACTCGGGCAGCAGGATCGGCCCGAACACCAGCACCAGCACCATGATCGGCACCGCGAGCAGGAACACCGAGCCCCACCAGAACGAGGCCAGCAGCAGACCGCCGACCACCGGGCCGAGGGCGATACCGGCCATCATCGAGGTGGCCCAGACACCGATCGCGGCACCCATCTGCTTCGGGTGCTGGAACATGCCCATGATCAACGCGAGCGTCGACGGCATGATCGTCGCACCCGCGATACCGAGCAGGGCCCGGATGACGATCAGCATCTCGGGGTTGGTCGAGAAGGCCGCCACCGCGGAAAGGATGCCGAAGGCCGTGGCGCCGGTCACCAGGACCTTCCGCCTGCCGATCCGGTCACCGAGCGTGCCCATGGTCACCAGGAACCCGGCGATCAGGAAGCCGTAGATGTCGGTGATCCACAGCTGCTCGGTGCTGCTCGCGCCCAGGTCAGCGCTCAGGTGCGGAAGCGCGAGGAACAAGACGTTGATGTCCATCATCGTCAACATCGTGGGGAGGGCGAGCACCGCCAGCCCCCACCACTCCCGCCGCCCGGCCAAGGGCGGCGCGCCGTTACCGGTCACAATTCATCATCCTCTCTCCATCAAAGCCGCCGGCCAACCGAGGGATCACAAAGGCCAGACGCACGAGGCGTTGTGACTTCGAGGTCGGTTCGTACGGTGAGCAACTGTCCCAGAGGCCGATCGTCACGAGCATCTTCCGGAATGCGGTGCGGCGGCCAACGGGAACCGACCCGCCGAAACGTGCGTTCTCCCGGTTTTTCCCCGGGCGTTCCCCGCCCTGACCTGCGGCAGCGAATTCCTGCGGCGGGCCGGGGCGGGACGGCGAAATCAACGGCTCAGATGTATGCGGTGTCCGGTTCCAAACCGCACAGAATACGACCGTACAATTCCGAGGCGGTCGTCGGGTTGATCAGCGCGTGCAGGCTCGCCGCCTGAAGGTCGTGCAGGATGCCCTGGATCGGCACGTGCTGGTAGATCGACGCGCCGCCCGAGCCGGCGGCGAGGATGTCGACGGCTTCCTTGGCCAGCTTGCAGACCGCACCGACGTCGGCGCGGTTGCGGGCGCGTTCCTCGAGCGTCCACGGCACACTTTCGCGCGCCTTGCCGTCCACGGTGGACGTGATCCGGCGGGCGTGGAAGCCTGCCTCGTCGATCTTCTGCGCGGCCTCCGCCACCTGCAGGTGGGTGACCGCCGCGTTCGACTGCTTCTCGTACGCGGTGAAGGCGATCCGGCGGCCGGGCAGCCACTCCAGGAAGTTCTCCATGGCCGCGTTCGCCAGGCCCAGCAGGGTGCCGACGGTGCACGCGCCGGCCACCGGGACCAGCGGGGCGCGGTAGATCGGGATCCGCGCGTTGCGCTCGGACACGCTGTTGCCCTGCACGACCGTCGGCATCGGCAGCGCGCGTTCGGCCGGGACGAACACGTCCCGCGCGACGGTGGTGACGCTGCCCGAGCCCTTGAGGCCGGTGGCGTACCAGTCGTCGACGACCTCCAGGTCCGTGATCGGGACCAGGGCCATCAGCGGGTACGGCTCGCCGCCGTCACCCGGGTCGAGGATGGCGATGACCTCCTGCCAGTGCGCGTGCGGCGCGCCGCTGATGAAGCTCCACTTGCCGTTGATGACGTAGCCGCCGGCGACGGTCTTGGCGAACCCGGTGGGGCTGAGCGTCCCGCACACCCGGACGTCCGGGGTGCTGAACACCTCCTCCTGCACCTCCTCCGGGA
Encoded proteins:
- a CDS encoding alcohol dehydrogenase catalytic domain-containing protein; this translates as MKAAVIPGVNEDWELREVPTPEPGPADVLIRVRASGICSNDVLVTKGMLPFPAFDPAIPGHEPVGEVVAVGDAVTSRQVGDVVGTTWIRGTCGSCDYCRLGLPLSARAAFACAAPVSTGFTVQGGQAEYMVVAADQTVLIPGHLSPELAVPVLCAGYTSWSALRSADPKPGERVAVVGIGGLGHLAVQYASACGFDTIAVSSSPEKHDLARELGASTVVSNGEELRAAGGADVVLVTGTSYRAAADAMTGLNVDGRLVLAGIDVTEPFTLPPTLPFFGLGQRIIGATHNGTEYLREALDLVAQGKVKPLVETFAAEDIAEAVRKVGKGEVRFRAVVTY
- a CDS encoding MFS transporter, which gives rise to MTGNGAPPLAGRREWWGLAVLALPTMLTMMDINVLFLALPHLSADLGASSTEQLWITDIYGFLIAGFLVTMGTLGDRIGRRKVLVTGATAFGILSAVAAFSTNPEMLIVIRALLGIAGATIMPSTLALIMGMFQHPKQMGAAIGVWATSMMAGIALGPVVGGLLLASFWWGSVFLLAVPIMVLVLVFGPILLPEFKNPQAGKLDLLSVLLSLLAILPFIWGLKEVVRSGWSVAPVLVAVAGLIFGVVFVTRQRKLANPLLDVRLFAIKAVSGGLILGLLFAAIQGGTGLLVTQHLQEVEGFSALKSALLLLIPAVLMVIGIQVTNPLSLKVKPGIIMMVGMLVAAVGMVVLSLYDTTSGVAVLIVGSSIIFIGGSPIGVLVNKVVMGSAPPEKMGSAASLQSTGGELGVALGIAALGSIATAAYHSHLTVPASVTGPAADATRESITSAVQAAGSQPPNVAQDLLSAAGNAFTSALNTTAGICAVVFVALAALAFATLRHIPVPPAPPTGLPPEAAPEGAAEGETSAEAAQA
- a CDS encoding DegT/DnrJ/EryC1/StrS aminotransferase family protein, whose amino-acid sequence is MEPMINVMQPALGEQELAAVREVFESNWIGRGARTQQFESAFARHIGVDPGHVTSTNSCTEATFIAMELLEVGPGDEVVLPSPSFVGAGNAIAARGAVPVFCDVDEATLNPRVTDVEAVLTERTKAVLILHYGGYPGEVAGIARLCEDRGIHLIEDAAVAIASTVDGQSCGTFGDIGVWSFDHGKIVVTVDGGMLCVRDPELAARAPKIAYLGMEQRSGYDQAMRAQTRWWDFDVTSFSRRSTTNDVLAAIGNVQLSRLGDFIARRREVAEAYDAGLSDVAGLRVPPPLPAGHTSSYYMYWLQFEGGIRDEVARDLYELGVYTTFRYPLLHQVPAYGSAAVLPGAEAAAAKTLLLPMHQSLSDTDVDRVISAVRECTGRRTRVARAA
- a CDS encoding nucleotide disphospho-sugar-binding domain-containing protein; the protein is MAARALPGTSVVLRAWRPDVVVSERAEFAGPIAAWSLGIPRVELHWGVAALPEYRRGAATELSCQLAARGLDVIPRPSAVLNPWPPSLRLPHAAGHRGIRPLAYNGEARVPDWVLRRRRRPRVCLTLGTVVPRTGRSQVTESVADIVAALADLDVELVVAVDDRIAAGWPPLPSSVHHVGRMPLSPVFAACDAVIHHGGQGTALTAIEAALPQLVLPVFDDQFDNGESIARAGAGVRLLPDEIAPEAIARRCAEILERPAYRRAARTLAAELAAEPTPTEVAEELAELVTEGAAEAA
- a CDS encoding peptidase inhibitor family I36 protein, translating into MSSRRLRSRLPHIVVLAVVGVLTSVGAAQASTDPGCRKGEFCVWPSDGYGGQIQRFDLRTANTEECLPLPEGFDGSSFANLMTRDVTVYQDEECSTEGDFVTYPGGGTYVPNAPFLVRGIQIWE
- a CDS encoding acyl-CoA dehydrogenase family protein yields the protein MPSTPLPTRAQLVERATGLVPLLRANAGKAAQDRRLTEETIDALADAGIFKLRVPARFGGYEADTTTLMEVATQLGRGDGSASWVASVYSIPGWMVCMFPEEVQEEVFSTPDVRVCGTLSPTGFAKTVAGGYVINGKWSFISGAPHAHWQEVIAILDPGDGGEPYPLMALVPITDLEVVDDWYATGLKGSGSVTTVARDVFVPAERALPMPTVVQGNSVSERNARIPIYRAPLVPVAGACTVGTLLGLANAAMENFLEWLPGRRIAFTAYEKQSNAAVTHLQVAEAAQKIDEAGFHARRITSTVDGKARESVPWTLEERARNRADVGAVCKLAKEAVDILAAGSGGASIYQHVPIQGILHDLQAASLHALINPTTASELYGRILCGLEPDTAYI